One Gaiella occulta genomic region harbors:
- a CDS encoding M24 family metallopeptidase, translated as MNAELERRLANTRAAMGEHGLDALVVAGSEYSGFEGAVTYLSGFQIVHRYAYVVVPADGDPFVVFPAEARYVGEHGQTPLEQVFHARPGECIADRGRGAGWRRVGVYGLDYIMTVRDYTALDGFDLVPFDVEFDLARAVKSEAELASVRDSVRINRRGFEIWYEHFAPGKTAAEVMAAAEEWFVAAGCGRLTMNMVLTGTDAFARPEFKIARADETLGGFVLPSLEVAGPGMHWVEVSRAVRAAGAEPSDETKRMLEAYVEYYEIAKTAMRAGATCHDVHRAVARGFTERGYHLGHVTGHSIGMTMIEFPKVGEGVEVELAENMVLSMHPHAIASDGEGCLYMQDTWLVTAAGGVPLADLEMDIWVR; from the coding sequence ATGAACGCCGAGCTCGAGCGTCGCCTCGCGAACACGCGTGCGGCGATGGGGGAGCACGGGCTCGACGCGCTCGTCGTCGCCGGCAGCGAGTACAGCGGCTTCGAAGGGGCGGTCACCTACCTGTCCGGATTCCAGATCGTGCACCGCTACGCCTACGTGGTCGTGCCCGCGGACGGCGATCCGTTCGTCGTCTTCCCGGCCGAGGCGCGCTACGTCGGCGAGCACGGCCAGACGCCGCTCGAGCAGGTGTTCCATGCCCGCCCCGGCGAATGCATCGCCGACCGCGGGCGCGGCGCCGGCTGGCGGCGCGTGGGCGTCTACGGCCTCGACTACATCATGACCGTCCGGGACTACACCGCCCTCGACGGCTTCGATCTCGTCCCCTTCGACGTGGAGTTCGACCTCGCGCGCGCCGTCAAGAGCGAGGCCGAGCTCGCCTCCGTGCGCGACTCGGTGCGCATCAACCGGCGCGGCTTCGAGATCTGGTACGAGCACTTCGCTCCCGGCAAGACGGCAGCCGAGGTGATGGCGGCCGCCGAGGAGTGGTTCGTGGCGGCGGGCTGCGGGCGTCTGACGATGAACATGGTGTTGACGGGGACGGACGCCTTTGCGCGCCCCGAGTTCAAGATCGCGCGCGCCGACGAGACGCTCGGGGGCTTCGTGCTGCCGTCGCTGGAGGTGGCGGGGCCCGGAATGCACTGGGTCGAGGTCTCGCGGGCCGTCCGCGCCGCCGGCGCGGAGCCGTCCGACGAGACGAAACGCATGCTGGAGGCGTACGTCGAGTACTACGAGATCGCGAAGACGGCGATGCGCGCCGGGGCCACCTGTCACGACGTGCACCGGGCCGTCGCGCGCGGCTTCACGGAGCGCGGCTACCACCTCGGCCACGTCACCGGCCACTCGATCGGGATGACGATGATCGAGTTCCCGAAGGTGGGGGAGGGGGTCGAGGTCGAGCTGGCCGAGAACATGGTGCTCTCGATGCACCCGCACGCGATCGCCTCCGACGGTGAGGGCTGCCTCTACATGCAGGACACGTGGCTCGTCACCGCCGCCGGCGGCGTGCCGCTCGCGGATCTCGAGATGGACATCTGGGTGCGGTAG
- a CDS encoding ketopantoate reductase family protein — MRICIVGCGAVGSLFAANLAQLDDVEVWAYDLNQAHVDAINERGLRLVGAGEVIGRPSATSDAASLPPCDFGIVVTKTMHAEAAIAATAHAFADGAVASVMNGVGNEETLARHVARVIRGTTFPAGKLLEPGVVQWDVKGDTTFSPFEPAPASLDEVARLAEACTRAGMPAHAVADARPAQWRKVIFNASTNPIGALTGLSHGRVCERPDLRALVSALVAEGTAVAAAQGITLDADPEELIDHAARPDVAYGHKASMLQDVEARRQTEIDFLNGGIARFGRELGVPTPLNDTITALIKGVEASWT; from the coding sequence ATGAGGATCTGCATCGTCGGCTGCGGCGCCGTGGGCTCGCTGTTCGCCGCCAACCTCGCACAGCTCGACGACGTCGAGGTCTGGGCCTACGACCTCAACCAGGCGCACGTCGACGCGATCAACGAGCGCGGCCTGCGGCTCGTCGGCGCCGGCGAGGTGATCGGGCGGCCCAGCGCCACGAGCGACGCCGCGAGCCTGCCCCCGTGCGACTTCGGCATCGTCGTCACGAAGACGATGCACGCCGAGGCGGCGATCGCCGCCACGGCGCACGCGTTCGCCGACGGCGCCGTGGCGTCGGTGATGAACGGCGTCGGCAACGAGGAGACGCTCGCCCGCCACGTCGCGCGCGTCATCCGCGGCACGACGTTCCCGGCGGGCAAGCTGCTCGAGCCCGGGGTCGTGCAGTGGGACGTGAAGGGCGACACGACGTTCTCGCCGTTCGAGCCTGCGCCGGCCTCGCTCGACGAGGTGGCGCGCCTCGCGGAGGCATGCACGCGCGCGGGCATGCCGGCGCACGCGGTCGCCGACGCCCGACCCGCGCAATGGCGCAAGGTGATCTTCAACGCGTCCACGAACCCGATCGGAGCGCTCACGGGTCTCAGCCACGGCCGCGTGTGCGAGCGGCCCGACCTGCGCGCACTCGTGAGCGCACTCGTCGCCGAGGGCACGGCCGTCGCCGCCGCCCAGGGCATCACGCTCGACGCCGATCCCGAGGAGCTCATCGACCACGCCGCGCGACCGGATGTCGCCTACGGCCACAAGGCGTCGATGCTCCAGGACGTCGAGGCGCGGCGCCAGACCGAGATCGACTTCCTCAACGGCGGCATCGCGCGCTTCGGGCGCGAGCTCGGCGTGCCGACGCCGCTGAACGACACCATCACAGCGCTGATCAAGGGAGTGGAGGCCTCATGGACATGA